Proteins from a single region of Corylus avellana chromosome ca11, CavTom2PMs-1.0:
- the LOC132166568 gene encoding ultraviolet-B receptor UVR8 yields MAEEGASEVAGPVRRVLLISAGASHSVALLSGNIVCSWGRGEDGQLGHGDAEDRLLPIQLSALDDHEIVSVTSGADHTIAYSQSRLEVYSWGWGDFGRLGHGNSSDLFTPQPIKALNGLRIKQIACGDSHCLAVTMEGEVQSWGRNQNGQLGLGTTEDSLVPQKIQAFQGVSIKMVAAGAEHTAAVAEDGELYGWGWGRYGNLGLGDRNDRLVPENVSAVNGEKMVMVACGWRHTISVSSSGALYTYGWSKYGQLGHGDFEDHLVPHKLEALCDNHISQISGGWRHTMALTSDGKLYGWGWNKFGQVGVGDNVDHCSPVQVKFPHEQKAIQISCGWRHTLAVSERQNVFSWGRGTNGQLGHGETVDWNIPKIIEALSVDGSSGQQIESSKFDPSSGKTWVSPSERYAVVPGENLQGQTSVPVRGNGSDASVPESDVKRVRV; encoded by the exons ATGGCAGAGGAGGGAGCCAGTGAGGTTGCCGGTCCTGTTCGTCGGGTTCTTCTCATCTCCGCTGGTGCCAGTCACTCTGTTGCTCTTCTCT CTGGAAACATTGTTTGTTCTTGGGGACGAGGAGAGGATGGACAGTTAGGCCATGGGGATGCTGAAGATCGACTTTTGCCTATTCAATTGAGTGCATTGGATGACCATGAAATAGTATCTGTTACTTCTGGAGCTGATCATACGATTGCATATTCTCAGTCACGTCTTGAAGTGTATAGTTGGGGATG GGGTGACTTTGGGCGGTTGGGCCATGGCAACTCTAGTGACTTGTTCACTCCTCAGCCAATCAAAGCATTAAATGGTCTAAGAATAAAGCAAATTGCTTGTGGGGACAGCCATTGCTTGGCAGTGACTATGGAAGGCGAGGTGCAGAG TTGGGGACGGAACCAAAATGGTCAACTTGGTCTAGGCACCACAGAGGACTCTCTTGTCCCGCAGAAAATTCAAGCATTTCAG GGAGTCTCTATCAAAATGGTTGCTGCTGGCGCTGAACATACTGCAGCTGTTGCAGAAGATGGGGAGCTATATGGATGGGGCTGGGGCCGTTATGGAAACTTGGGCTTAGGTGACAGAAATGATCGCTTGGTTCCTGAGAATGTTTCTGCTGTTAAT gGTGAGAAGATGGTTATGGTAGCTTGTGGATGGCGACATACAATATCTGTTTCGTCTTCTGGTGCATTATACACTTATGGATGGAGCAAATATGGTCAACTAGGACATGGGGATTTTGAAGATCACCTTGTTCCCCACAAGCTAGAGGCCTTGTGTGACAATCATATCTCTCAG ATATCAGGTGGTTGGAGGCATACTATGGCACTTACATCTGATGGAAAACTTTACGGCTGGGGTTGGAATAAG TTTGGACAGGTTGGCGTTGGCGACAATGTTGATCATTGCTCTCCTGTACAAGTTAAATTTCCTCATGAGCAG AAAGCAATTCAAATCTCTTGCGGATGGAGGCACACACTTGCTGTTTCTGAAAGACAAAATGTATTTTCTTGGGGAAGAGGTACCAATGGACAGCTTGGGCATGGGGAGACAGTTGACTG GAACATTCCGAAGATCATAGAGGCTTTGAGTGTTGATGGATCTAGTGGGCAACAGATAGAATCCTCCAAATTTGATCCATCATCAG GCAAAACCTGGGTCTCACCATCAGAGCGATATGCAGTTGTTCCTGGTGAAAAT CTCCAAGGGCAAACTTCAGTTCCAGTCCGGGGTAATGGGAGTGATGCAAGTGTCCCTGAAAGTGACGTCAAACGGGTACGAGTTTAA